Proteins from a genomic interval of Brucella intermedia LMG 3301:
- a CDS encoding FAD-binding oxidoreductase codes for MNSAAPQRIYDWAAFRAEIDGIRIYDDPKQVELRSRDYFWYSPILTEDIGHYVGDLVVIPKDQDEVRRVAAAAAKLRIPITVRGGGTGNYGQCVPLEGGIILDMTKIDRIVSIEPGRVRVEGGARISRLDDAVRETGQELLMYPSTRRIATIGGFFSGGSGGIGSLRHGMLRDDGNVYSVKVLTVEPEPKIIQLTGRDIHKVQHAYGTNGIILELEIGLTKSTDWIHTAALFDSYEATLNFCLKALEANLDCYLLTTVDRRFARFYTKFGELFPSDKDAVFAMIAPEEMARFEALATEFGGKISFAMTLDELHKNGLQPAYECGWNHTTLQALKAEEGWTYLQVAYPRPFDVDVVTRQIARYGETQYMHHEMARLEGEVQIFALPLVRFEGRDEMYRLIKELEQVDGCDIYDPHAYTIEDGGMKEIDSVQIEFKKLADPYGLLNPGKTRGWTADMALTD; via the coding sequence ATGAATTCTGCCGCACCACAGCGCATCTATGACTGGGCCGCATTCCGCGCCGAAATCGACGGAATCCGCATCTACGATGACCCGAAGCAGGTCGAACTGCGCTCTCGGGATTATTTCTGGTACAGCCCCATCCTCACCGAGGATATCGGCCATTATGTCGGCGATCTCGTCGTCATTCCGAAGGATCAGGACGAAGTACGCCGCGTTGCTGCTGCTGCCGCGAAACTTCGCATCCCGATCACCGTTCGCGGCGGCGGTACCGGCAATTACGGCCAGTGCGTTCCGCTTGAAGGCGGCATCATCCTGGACATGACCAAGATCGACCGCATCGTGTCCATCGAACCCGGCAGGGTTCGTGTCGAAGGCGGGGCTCGCATTTCGCGTCTTGACGATGCCGTGCGCGAGACCGGACAGGAATTGCTGATGTATCCGTCCACCCGTCGCATCGCCACGATTGGCGGCTTTTTCTCCGGCGGTTCAGGCGGCATCGGTTCGCTACGCCACGGCATGCTGCGCGACGATGGCAACGTTTATTCCGTCAAGGTCCTGACCGTGGAACCGGAACCGAAAATCATCCAACTGACGGGACGCGACATCCATAAAGTCCAGCATGCCTATGGGACCAACGGCATCATTCTGGAACTGGAAATCGGCCTCACCAAATCGACCGACTGGATACATACCGCAGCCTTGTTCGACAGTTACGAGGCAACGCTCAACTTCTGCCTCAAGGCACTGGAAGCCAATCTGGACTGCTATCTGCTAACGACGGTAGATCGTCGTTTTGCGCGCTTCTATACCAAGTTCGGCGAACTCTTCCCTTCCGACAAGGATGCGGTTTTCGCCATGATCGCACCGGAAGAGATGGCCCGTTTCGAGGCTCTCGCCACGGAATTTGGCGGCAAGATTTCCTTCGCCATGACGCTGGACGAATTGCACAAGAACGGTCTCCAGCCCGCTTACGAATGCGGCTGGAACCATACGACCTTGCAGGCACTGAAGGCCGAAGAAGGCTGGACCTACCTTCAGGTTGCCTATCCGCGCCCATTCGATGTTGATGTGGTGACCCGCCAGATCGCGCGCTACGGCGAAACACAATATATGCATCACGAAATGGCCCGGCTCGAGGGTGAAGTGCAGATTTTCGCACTTCCGCTTGTCCGCTTCGAAGGCCGTGACGAGATGTATCGCCTGATCAAGGAACTGGAGCAGGTTGACGGCTGCGACATCTACGATCCTCACGCCTACACCATCGAGGATGGCGGCATGAAGGAGATCGACAGCGTTCAGATCGAGTTCAAGAAACTCGCCGACCCGTACGGCCTGCTCAATCCGGGTAAAACACGCGGCTGGACCGCCGACATGGCTTTGACTGATTAA
- a CDS encoding ABC transporter substrate-binding protein, producing MKKTLVAAFAALSVGLSAQMAHALDKVTLGTNWLAQAGHGGFYQAVADGTYEKYGLDVQIDMGGPQVNNRPMLAAGRLDFLLTGNLLLSFNNVANGVPTTVVAAFYQKDPQALMVHEGQYKDFKDLANAPTVLMGKDAQFSFWPWLVKEFGFKDEQLRPYNYSLAQFLSDQKVVQQAYATAEPIYAEKEGAKVTTYLLADYGYSTYGNTIETRQDLIEKNPDVVQRFVSASIEGWTNFLYGDRSKAYELILKDNPDMSKETLDAELERIKNLQLIDSGDTLEKGIGAISMDRVKAFYELARKAGIVSGDELDMSKVATDAFVNKGIGLDIKKKLGQ from the coding sequence ATGAAAAAAACTCTGGTTGCGGCGTTTGCCGCGCTCTCCGTGGGCCTTTCCGCACAAATGGCCCATGCGCTCGACAAGGTGACGCTTGGCACCAACTGGCTGGCGCAAGCCGGTCACGGCGGCTTTTATCAGGCCGTAGCCGATGGCACTTACGAGAAATACGGCCTCGATGTGCAGATTGACATGGGCGGGCCACAGGTCAACAACCGCCCGATGCTGGCCGCGGGCCGTCTTGACTTCCTGCTGACCGGCAACCTGCTTCTGTCGTTCAACAATGTCGCCAATGGCGTGCCGACAACGGTTGTAGCCGCCTTCTACCAGAAAGACCCGCAGGCACTGATGGTGCATGAAGGCCAGTACAAGGATTTCAAGGACCTCGCCAATGCGCCGACCGTGCTGATGGGCAAGGATGCGCAGTTTTCCTTCTGGCCGTGGCTGGTGAAGGAGTTCGGCTTCAAGGACGAACAGCTTCGTCCCTATAATTACAGCCTCGCCCAGTTTCTTAGCGACCAGAAGGTCGTGCAGCAGGCTTATGCTACTGCGGAACCGATCTATGCCGAGAAGGAAGGTGCGAAGGTCACGACCTACCTCCTCGCCGATTATGGCTACAGCACTTACGGCAACACGATCGAAACCCGTCAGGACCTGATCGAAAAGAATCCCGATGTCGTACAGCGTTTCGTCAGCGCTTCCATCGAGGGCTGGACCAATTTTCTCTATGGCGACCGCAGCAAGGCCTATGAATTGATCCTGAAAGATAATCCGGACATGAGCAAGGAAACGCTCGATGCGGAACTGGAGCGGATCAAGAACCTCCAGCTCATCGACAGCGGCGACACGCTCGAAAAGGGAATCGGCGCTATTTCGATGGATCGCGTCAAGGCGTTTTACGAACTTGCCCGCAAGGCAGGAATTGTCAGCGGTGACGAACTCGACATGAGCAAGGTTGCGACCGACGCCTTCGTTAACAAGGGCATAGGGCTCGACATCAAGAAAAAGCTGGGCCAATAA
- a CDS encoding TetR family transcriptional regulator C-terminal domain-containing protein, with protein sequence MSNSDENEDTELTGRDKVLGRRRRILGAIRAAAIDEFAEKGLAGASTQGIAHRAGLTKPQLHYYISSKEELYEDIIVYILDEWEEIFLGANTENDPAKVIRQYIRAKLEYSQKNPKASRLFTTEIANGAPYLGRHWAKHQSATQNAVRLIQSWVDDGRIRPVDPLLFQMHIWAVTQHYADFEAQVRSMMELGKDEPLDLERIEKEVSALFLRACGLE encoded by the coding sequence ATGAGTAACAGCGACGAGAATGAAGACACCGAACTGACCGGACGGGACAAGGTCCTCGGCCGCAGGCGGCGCATTCTCGGCGCAATACGGGCCGCCGCGATCGACGAGTTTGCCGAGAAAGGCCTTGCGGGGGCATCCACGCAAGGCATTGCGCACCGCGCCGGTCTCACCAAGCCGCAATTGCACTATTACATTTCCAGCAAGGAAGAACTCTACGAGGATATCATCGTCTATATCCTCGACGAGTGGGAAGAAATATTCCTCGGCGCCAATACCGAAAACGATCCTGCCAAGGTGATCCGGCAATATATTCGCGCCAAGCTCGAATACAGCCAGAAGAACCCCAAGGCTTCTCGCCTTTTCACCACCGAAATTGCCAATGGTGCGCCCTATCTCGGACGCCACTGGGCCAAACATCAGTCAGCGACCCAAAACGCTGTCCGCCTCATCCAGTCATGGGTGGACGACGGGCGCATCAGGCCTGTCGACCCGCTGCTGTTTCAGATGCATATCTGGGCCGTGACCCAGCATTATGCCGATTTTGAAGCGCAGGTGCGCAGCATGATGGAGCTCGGCAAGGACGAACCGCTGGATCTCGAACGGATCGAGAAGGAAGTTTCTGCACTCTTTCTGCGCGCCTGTGGGCTGGAATAG
- a CDS encoding MurR/RpiR family transcriptional regulator — protein MLRFFHLCAIADYLIRPMIICQTQFRPNFIRAVAKGSTLPVHASVAELINERIDTMPAGERSAAQTLIANYPILGLKTVAEFSALAGVSSPTILRFVNRLGFQNYPDFQARLQDELAAQLQSPHHRNEQPGTGPDTAYPAVEHTLENIRESFRHLGEKQLRQAVSALTDAKGNIYLIGGRFTDPIAQYMAAHLTIIRPHVFHLGGQESVWRDRLLDMGKRDVLVVFDIRRYQDSLLQLAEKARSRGVEVVLVTDQWLSPIARVARHVLAGRTAVPSAWDSSAALFVLAETVIREMTRMLEKDSAARIAELEGLR, from the coding sequence ATGTTACGTTTTTTCCACTTATGCGCTATTGCGGATTATTTGATACGTCCTATGATTATTTGTCAAACACAATTTCGCCCAAATTTTATAAGGGCAGTCGCTAAGGGAAGTACTCTGCCTGTGCATGCAAGCGTTGCGGAACTGATCAACGAACGGATCGATACGATGCCGGCGGGCGAGCGAAGCGCCGCGCAGACGCTGATCGCCAATTATCCAATCCTGGGGCTGAAAACCGTCGCGGAATTTTCCGCTCTGGCCGGTGTCAGTTCCCCGACGATCCTTCGCTTTGTAAACAGGCTCGGGTTTCAGAATTATCCCGATTTCCAGGCGCGGTTGCAGGACGAACTCGCTGCCCAGTTACAGTCTCCGCATCATCGCAATGAACAGCCGGGAACCGGGCCGGATACGGCTTATCCGGCGGTGGAGCATACGCTGGAAAATATCCGTGAAAGCTTCCGGCACCTTGGCGAAAAGCAACTGAGGCAGGCTGTTTCGGCCTTGACCGACGCCAAGGGAAACATCTACCTGATCGGCGGGCGCTTCACCGATCCCATCGCGCAATATATGGCCGCACATTTGACGATCATTCGTCCCCACGTCTTCCATCTTGGCGGGCAGGAGAGCGTCTGGCGTGACCGCCTTCTCGATATGGGAAAGCGCGACGTTCTGGTGGTCTTCGATATTCGCCGTTATCAGGACAGTCTTTTGCAGCTTGCCGAAAAGGCGCGGTCACGCGGTGTCGAGGTCGTTCTCGTCACCGACCAGTGGCTTTCGCCGATAGCACGCGTGGCCCGTCATGTTCTAGCGGGACGCACAGCCGTGCCGTCCGCATGGGATTCTTCGGCTGCGCTCTTTGTGCTGGCGGAAACGGTCATTCGCGAAATGACCCGAATGCTGGAAAAGGACAGTGCCGCCCGCATTGCGGAACTTGAAGGGCTACGCTGA
- a CDS encoding N-formylglutamate amidohydrolase, with the protein MTDEREHRTASCEPVSVFNKEGESPYLLVCEHASNFIPETFDGLGLDADALRAHIAWDPGAVEVARRLASSLNAPLVESQLSRLLIDCNRPLDAHDLIPEISETTVVPGNHALNSMERMARIDLSHRPFHTAVEQIISRRAQRGLPSWIVTIHSFTPIYRDVPRPWQIGIIHDEDERIGKPLIEALRKDDTLHVGVNEPYSPADRVYYTLERHARSRNAPCVMIELRNNEIADGSAQTAWSEKLATILEDIAKAIGPQDTEQGA; encoded by the coding sequence ATGACGGACGAGCGAGAACATCGCACGGCTTCGTGCGAGCCTGTTTCTGTCTTCAACAAGGAGGGGGAAAGTCCCTATCTTCTTGTCTGCGAACATGCGTCCAATTTCATTCCAGAGACTTTCGACGGACTTGGACTGGATGCCGATGCCTTGCGGGCACATATTGCGTGGGACCCCGGCGCGGTGGAAGTTGCCAGACGTCTGGCTTCGTCTCTCAACGCGCCGCTTGTCGAAAGTCAGCTTTCGCGCCTGCTGATCGACTGCAACCGGCCGCTCGACGCCCATGATCTTATTCCGGAAATCAGCGAGACGACCGTGGTTCCCGGAAACCATGCACTCAACTCCATGGAGCGTATGGCGCGTATCGATCTTTCGCATCGTCCATTCCACACTGCTGTTGAACAGATCATTTCAAGACGTGCGCAACGCGGGCTGCCATCATGGATCGTGACGATCCATTCCTTCACTCCCATTTATCGGGATGTACCCCGCCCATGGCAGATCGGCATCATCCACGATGAAGACGAGCGGATCGGCAAGCCACTGATTGAGGCCCTGCGCAAGGACGATACCCTCCATGTGGGCGTAAACGAGCCCTATTCGCCAGCGGATCGTGTCTATTACACGCTGGAGCGTCACGCGCGGTCGCGCAATGCACCCTGCGTGATGATCGAATTGCGCAACAACGAGATTGCCGATGGTTCGGCCCAGACTGCCTGGTCCGAAAAACTCGCAACCATATTGGAGGACATAGCGAAAGCAATTGGTCCTCAAGACACTGAACAGGGAGCCTGA
- a CDS encoding TRAP transporter small permease subunit gives MPKPIRLFVKYVDAMNYYIGRFAMYLFFALGACLLYSTFSRVFLGVPVNWVLEMSQFLLSAYYLLGGAYAMQQGAHVRMDLFFDRLSPRRKMITDMISILFIIFYLGVMVAGGISATNYAIVYNQKNYTAWAPLLWPIKLIMTVGIFLLLLQCVSNFFKDWASLRGKPISTIAGPAIEEGHHI, from the coding sequence ATGCCGAAGCCGATCAGACTGTTCGTCAAATATGTTGATGCAATGAATTATTACATCGGGCGCTTTGCGATGTATCTGTTCTTCGCACTCGGCGCCTGCCTCCTTTACTCCACTTTTTCCCGTGTGTTTCTCGGCGTACCGGTGAATTGGGTACTGGAGATGTCCCAGTTCCTCCTCTCCGCCTATTATCTGCTCGGCGGCGCCTATGCCATGCAGCAAGGCGCGCATGTGCGCATGGATCTTTTCTTCGACCGCCTTTCTCCGCGAAGAAAAATGATCACGGACATGATCAGCATCCTGTTCATCATCTTCTATCTGGGCGTGATGGTTGCGGGCGGAATTTCAGCGACCAATTACGCCATCGTTTACAACCAGAAGAACTATACCGCCTGGGCGCCGCTTCTCTGGCCGATCAAGCTCATCATGACCGTCGGTATTTTCCTGCTGCTGCTGCAATGCGTCTCCAATTTCTTCAAGGACTGGGCCTCCCTGCGCGGAAAGCCGATCAGCACGATTGCGGGTCCTGCCATTGAGGAAGGACATCACATATGA
- a CDS encoding TRAP transporter large permease: MSSEFITLFMFATMMVLLMTGQRVFGVIGFVGSLAALLLWGKGSFEMPYNATFAVLNWYPLITVPFFVFMGYMLSESGIASNLYRMFHVWFGGIRGGLALGTIGLMVIISCMNGLSVAGMAIGATVALPELLKRGYNKVMVTGVIQAGSSLGILIPPSVVLVLYAMIARQPVLQLWLAGIGPGLLMAALFAIYIYIRCRIQPELGPTLPREELDKITWRDRFVTLRAGILPLVVFGAMMGLFLTGVTSLVESSAVGALLATLAALFTGRLNKAVWETTTRNSLTVTCMFLWIILAALCFSSVYDGLGAVKAIEKILLNTFDLSPWTILVLMLFSFIILGMFLDDTAMLVIVAPLYIPLVKSLGFNAIWFGVLYTITCQIAYITPPFGYNLFMMRALAPKEVTLIDIYRSIVPFFFLMVLTIIILMIFPEIAMWLPNWYTGR, translated from the coding sequence ATGAGCTCTGAATTCATTACGCTCTTCATGTTTGCAACCATGATGGTGCTGCTGATGACCGGGCAGCGCGTATTTGGCGTGATCGGTTTCGTCGGTTCGCTCGCGGCACTCCTGCTTTGGGGCAAAGGCTCGTTCGAGATGCCCTATAATGCCACCTTTGCAGTACTGAACTGGTATCCGCTCATCACGGTGCCGTTCTTCGTCTTCATGGGTTATATGCTCTCGGAATCGGGCATTGCCAGCAATCTCTACCGGATGTTCCACGTCTGGTTCGGCGGCATTCGCGGCGGTCTCGCGCTGGGCACGATTGGCCTGATGGTCATCATTTCCTGCATGAACGGCCTCAGCGTCGCGGGCATGGCAATCGGCGCCACCGTGGCGCTGCCCGAACTGCTGAAACGCGGCTACAACAAGGTGATGGTTACGGGTGTCATCCAGGCGGGCAGCTCGCTCGGCATCCTCATTCCACCGAGCGTCGTGCTCGTTCTTTATGCGATGATCGCCCGGCAGCCGGTTTTGCAGCTGTGGCTCGCAGGCATCGGCCCTGGCCTTCTCATGGCAGCGCTCTTTGCGATCTACATTTATATCCGCTGCCGTATCCAGCCCGAACTCGGACCAACATTGCCCAGAGAAGAGCTGGATAAGATCACGTGGCGTGACCGTTTCGTCACCCTGCGCGCAGGCATCTTGCCGCTTGTGGTCTTCGGCGCGATGATGGGCCTGTTCCTCACCGGCGTTACCAGCCTTGTCGAAAGTTCCGCCGTCGGCGCCTTACTTGCAACGCTTGCCGCACTTTTTACCGGACGCCTGAACAAGGCGGTATGGGAAACCACGACACGCAACAGTCTCACCGTCACCTGCATGTTCCTCTGGATCATTCTGGCGGCGCTGTGCTTTTCGTCGGTCTATGACGGTCTCGGCGCGGTGAAAGCCATTGAAAAGATCTTGCTCAACACCTTCGATCTTTCGCCGTGGACAATCCTGGTACTAATGCTGTTTTCATTCATCATACTGGGCATGTTCCTTGATGATACGGCCATGCTGGTCATCGTAGCGCCGCTTTACATACCGCTGGTCAAGAGCCTCGGCTTTAACGCCATCTGGTTCGGCGTGCTCTACACCATCACTTGCCAGATCGCGTATATCACGCCGCCCTTCGGCTACAATCTCTTCATGATGCGAGCCTTGGCGCCGAAGGAAGTCACGCTGATAGATATCTATCGATCGATCGTGCCGTTCTTCTTCCTCATGGTGCTGACCATCATCATCCTGATGATTTTTCCGGAGATCGCGATGTGGTTGCCCAACTGGTACACAGGACGATGA